In Tistrella mobilis, the genomic window TGGGGATGGCGGTGCTGGATTTCACCGGCGGCACCGACGGTCTGGTCCGGCGGGAGGGGCTGGTTCTGGCCCTGGATACAAGGCTCGATCGGGGCCTCACGGACGAGGGCGCCGCCGTCATCGGCGCGATCCGCCAGCACGGGGCCGATTTTCCCGACCATCTGCATGGTGATTTTGCCGTGGCGGCCTGGGATGCGGCGCGCGGAGAGCTGATCCTGGGCCGGGACTATATCGGTGTCCGGCCACTGGTCTGGACCCTGCAGCCCGGCCGTCGTCTTGCCTTTGCCAGCCTGCCGGCCGGGCTGATCGCGGCGTCACCCGAACGGGCCGCGCCCGATCCGGTCGCACTGGGCCTGCTGTTGGTTCACGGCTATTTCGTCGGCGCCGATACCGGCCATGCGGGCATCGCCATGCTTCAGGCGGGGCACAGCCTTACCGTGCGGACAGGAGAGGGCCGGCCCCCCCGCCTGCACCGCGCCTATCGGCCCGATCCGCGTCTGGTCGGGCGCTGGCGTGGCGACCGGCACGAGGCGGCGGCCAGATTGCGTGATCTGGTGACTGAGGCCGTGACCGACCGCTTGCCCCCGCAGGGCGTCGTCGCCAGCCATCTGACCGGTGGGCTCGACAGTTCGGCCGTGACCGTGCTGGCGGCGCGCGGCATGCGGGAACGCGGCGGCCGGATACTGGCACTCAGCAAGCTGATGCCGACTGCCATGGGGCCGGCGGACCTGGATGAGCGGCCGCTGATCGCTGCCGTGCTGGCGCAGGAGCCGGATATCGTTCATGCCGGGGCGCCGGACCTGCTGCCCCTGCCATCCCAGCCCCAGCATCCCGACTGGCCGGGTCTGCCACTGGACGGACCGGAGGATGACATGGCTGCCGCTGCGGCCGCCTTTGGCGCCGATCGCATCCTGAGCGGTGTGGGGGGCGATGAAGGCGCCAGCTATCACGGTGCCAATCTTTATGCCCGGCTGCTGCGCGACGGCT contains:
- a CDS encoding asparagine synthase-related protein, with the protein product MRLICGMLRLDGEPASDRHLDAMAAGLTAPGTNPGLSRHIDGPLGMAVLDFTGGTDGLVRREGLVLALDTRLDRGLTDEGAAVIGAIRQHGADFPDHLHGDFAVAAWDAARGELILGRDYIGVRPLVWTLQPGRRLAFASLPAGLIAASPERAAPDPVALGLLLVHGYFVGADTGHAGIAMLQAGHSLTVRTGEGRPPRLHRAYRPDPRLVGRWRGDRHEAAARLRDLVTEAVTDRLPPQGVVASHLTGGLDSSAVTVLAARGMRERGGRILALSKLMPTAMGPADLDERPLIAAVLAQEPDIVHAGAPDLLPLPSQPQHPDWPGLPLDGPEDDMAAAAAAFGADRILSGVGGDEGASYHGANLYARLLRDGWLRTLARELPARARRDGVSLKQAVRGRLIGPLLPDGLARRLGVSVGRGQLYGSSKGVARFLAPGLRDAVEARRMRKVLVSNDPEERVAAFADHHIPSRCSFYAITAARRGLAASFPLLDRRVVDFILSLPAGLFLDDGFARQPFRAAMDGILPDTVRLKAHKVGLYDDRFIGYADHRAALLAEVDRLAARRSEIVCRLFDLTEIRAALALLPDAANALDFVRTRPGDLHGGVPPWLPLIAVHCLIVARHLDDHAAVTGGGSGVTPARNPS